A region of Neovison vison isolate M4711 chromosome 7, ASM_NN_V1, whole genome shotgun sequence DNA encodes the following proteins:
- the LOC122911598 gene encoding zinc finger protein 573 isoform X4: MILREETQRQYTDLDLHCEVISYVEMPTYEKDISSTQHQSTYNNKKFYKCKKCQKKFSSGSQFILHHRFHIGRRPYECKDCRRNFRSGYQLTLHQRFHTGKKPYECTKCRKNFKSGYQLTVHQRFHTGEKTYECKDCGKAFIYASHIVQHERIHTGGKPYECRECGKAFSQGGHLRIHQRIHTGEKPYKCQECGKAFSRHSNLIEHGQIHTDGKLYVCEKCGKAFKRGHQLTVHQSVHTGKKPYDCKECGKGYTTASYLILHQRIHKVGKPYECKECKKTFTLYRNLTRHQHIHTGEKLFECKQCGKAYTTGSKLFQHQKTHTGEKPFECKECGKAFSLYGYLHQHQKIHTGMKHFECKQCKKTFTLYRNLTRHQSTHNGKKLFECKECGKAYTTASNLVQHQKTHTGEKPYECKECGKTFSLHGYLNQHQKIHTGVKPYECMICRKTFTFYRNLTLHQSIHTDKKPFKCKECGKTFRRSSHLTAHQSVHADKKPFECKKCGKSFKTYGYLTQHQKIHTDGKPHSCKECGKAFSRASNLVQHERIHTGEKPYVCKKCGKAFRYGSALKAHQGIHTDLKL, translated from the coding sequence ATTTGGATTTACACTGTGAGGTAATCAGCTATGTAGAAATGCCCACTTACGAAAAAGATATATCTTCTACACAACATCAGAGCACATATAACAACAAGAAATTCTACAAGTGTAAGAAATGTCAGAAAAAATTTAGTAGTGGCTCTCAATTTATTCTACATCACAGGTTTCATATTGGCAGAAGACCCTATGAATGCAAGGACTGTAGGAGGAACTTTCGTAGTGGCTATCAACTTACCCTACATCAGAGATTTCATACTGGCaagaaaccttatgaatgtacAAAATGCAGGAAGAACTTTAAAAGTGGTTATCAACTTACTGTACATCAGAGATTTCATACTGGCGAGAAAACCTATGAATGTAAGGACTGTGGGAAGGCCTTTATTTATGCCTCACACATTGTTCAGCATGAGAGAATCCACACTGGAGGGAAGCCTTATGAATGTcgggaatgtgggaaggcctttagtCAAGGTGGACACCTTAGAATTCATCAAagaattcatactggtgagaaaccctataaatgtcaagaatgtgggaAGGCTTTTAGTAGGCACTCAAACCTCATTGAACATGGGCAGATCCATACTGATGGGAAACTTTACGTATGTGAgaaatgtgggaaggcctttaaaAGAGGTCATCAACTTACCGTACATCAGAGTGTTCATACTGGTAAAAAACCATATGATTGTAAAGAATGTGGAAAGGGCTATACCACTGCCTCATACCTTATTctacatcagagaattcataaagtagggaaaccatatgaatgtaaggaatgtaagAAAACCTTTACCTTGTATAGAAATCTTACCCGACATCAGCATATTCACACTGGTGAGAAACTTTTTGAATGTAAGCAGTGTGGGAAGGCCTATACTACTGGCTCAAAGCTTTTTCAACATCAGAAAACTCACACTGGTGAGAAGCCctttgaatgtaaggaatgtggaaagGCCTTTAGCTTATATGGATACCTTCATCAACATCAGAAGATTCATACTGGTATGAAACATTTTGAATGTAAGCAGTGTAAAAAAACCTTTACTTTGTATAGAAATCTTACTCGACATCAGAGTACTCATAATGGTAAGAAGCTttttgaatgtaaggaatgtgggaaggcctaTACTACTGCCTCAAACCTTGTGCAACATCAGAAAActcatactggtgagaaaccctatgaatgcaAAGAGTGTGGAAAGACTTTTAGCTTGCATGGATATCTTAATCAACATCAGAAAATCCATACTGGTGTGAAACCCTATGAGTGTATGATATGTAGGAAAACCTTTACTTTCTATAGAAACCTTACCCTACACCAGAGTATTCATACTGACAAGAAACCTtttaaatgtaaggaatgtgggaagacCTTTAGACGTAGTTCACACCTTACTGCACATCAGAGTGTTCACGCTGATAAGAAACCCTTTGAATGTAAGAAATGTGGGAAGTCCTTTAAAACATATGGATACCTTACACAACATCAGAAAATTCATACTGATGGGAAACCCCACAgctgtaaggaatgtgggaaggcctttagtCGTGCTTCAAACCTTGTTCAACATGAGAGAATTCATACTGGCGAAAAGCCCTACGTGTGTAAgaagtgtgggaaagccttcaggtATGGTTCAGCCCTTAAAGCACATCAGGGAATACATACAGATCTGAAGCTCTAA